One segment of Streptomyces sp. XD-27 DNA contains the following:
- the scy gene encoding polarized growth protein Scy: protein MRGYDRYEPDDHLAKFEAEMERLKTEREKAVQHADDLGYQVEVLRAKLHEARRTLMSRPAYDSADLGYQAEQLLRNAQIQADQLRADAERELREARAQTQRLLQEQAERQARLEAELHAEAVARRQELDRELAERRATVESHVNENVAWAEQLRARTESQARRLMDESRAEAEQSLGAARAEAQRLAEQTRQRIAAEAEAARAEAEAIQRRARSDAERLLNAASTQAQEATDHAEQLRTSTTTESEQARQQAAELTRDAERRMQEAEEALRTARAEAEKVLAEAKDAAAKRLSAAESDNEQRTRTAKAEIARLVGEATKEADALRAEAQALRDDARAEAEREIAEAREAARAKAVEDSAAQLAKAARSAEEVLSKASQDAQATTKAAAEEAERIRREAEAEADRLRAEAHDTAEQLKGAAQDDTKEYRAKTVELQEEARRLRGEAEQLRAEAVAEGERIRGEARREAVQQIEEAAKTAEELLTKAKADAEETRSGATAESERVRTEAVERASGLRRQAEEALERARGEAEELVSAAEEHAGTVRSEAADAAERLREETEAALAERRSEAEEELTRRHEEAEARVAAAEEALREARAEAERLRKEAAEESERLRAESAERIRTLQEQAETEAERLRNEAAEEAAGTRAESEAAAARLRGEVAAEAERLRAEAQEAADRTRAEAKAAAERLGEEAAEALAAAQEEATRRRREAEELLGDARGEAQQERDRAHEQSEELLASARKRVAEAQAEAQRLGEEADQRASELVAAAEQKAQAVRDAVAGLHEQAEEEIAGLRSAAEHAAERTRTEAQEEAGRVRADAYDERERAAQDATRIRGEARESAEAAKALAERTVAEALAEAEELRAEARKDANKRRADAAEQADRLVTEATSEAERLVSEATEEAERLRDEADRLRTEAREEANKRRTDAAEQADRLITEATTEAERLAADSTAEAERLVGEATAEAERRVGDATATAERLVGEATAEAERLTAEARRLVSDANARAQQLRTEATDARAAAEQDASRTRAEARGDANNIRSEAAQQADRLLTEAREEAERLTVEARNDANKRRADAAEQADRLVSEASGEADRLVSEATAEAERLRTEAAETVNSAQQHATRTRAETEKAAAAATAEAERVRSEARAEAERTVDKARQDANKRRADAAEQADRLVSKAGSEADKLTKEAQEAALRTATSAEEQADAMVGAARKEAERLVKEATAEGAALVEQARTDADTMLGEARGDATAIRDRAEELRTRVEAEVEELHERARRESAEQMKATGERVDKLAAAAEAQLAEAKEKSEKVLSDANSEASKVRIAAVKKAEGLLKEAEQKKADATRDAERMRAEARDEAQALVDEGKRELEVLMRRQEDINAEISRVQDVLEALGSLEAPAGGAAKGGGAAKDGGVKAGAGAGAARSGGKSSGS from the coding sequence GTGCGGGGCTACGACCGCTACGAGCCTGACGACCACCTCGCGAAGTTCGAGGCCGAGATGGAGCGGCTGAAGACGGAGCGGGAGAAGGCCGTCCAGCACGCCGACGACCTCGGCTACCAGGTCGAGGTGCTGCGCGCCAAGCTGCACGAGGCGCGCCGCACGCTCATGTCCCGTCCCGCCTACGACAGCGCCGACCTGGGCTACCAGGCCGAGCAACTGCTGCGTAACGCCCAGATCCAGGCCGACCAGCTGCGCGCCGACGCCGAGCGCGAACTGCGCGAGGCCCGTGCCCAGACCCAGCGGCTGCTCCAGGAGCAGGCCGAGCGGCAGGCCCGGCTGGAGGCGGAGCTGCACGCCGAGGCGGTCGCCCGCCGCCAGGAGCTGGACCGCGAGCTGGCCGAGCGCCGCGCCACCGTCGAGAGCCACGTCAACGAGAACGTGGCCTGGGCCGAGCAACTGCGCGCCCGCACCGAGTCGCAGGCCCGTCGGCTGATGGACGAGTCGCGGGCCGAGGCCGAGCAGTCGCTGGGGGCCGCCCGCGCCGAGGCGCAGCGGCTGGCCGAGCAGACCCGGCAGCGGATCGCGGCCGAGGCGGAGGCGGCGCGCGCGGAGGCGGAGGCGATCCAGCGCCGGGCCCGCTCGGACGCCGAGCGGCTGCTGAACGCCGCGTCCACGCAGGCGCAGGAGGCCACCGACCACGCCGAGCAGCTGCGCACCAGCACCACCACCGAGTCGGAACAGGCGCGGCAGCAGGCCGCGGAGTTGACCCGGGACGCCGAGCGGCGCATGCAGGAGGCCGAGGAGGCGCTGCGTACGGCGCGTGCCGAGGCCGAGAAGGTCCTCGCCGAGGCCAAGGACGCGGCGGCCAAGCGGCTTTCGGCCGCCGAATCGGACAACGAGCAGCGCACCCGGACCGCCAAGGCGGAGATCGCCCGGCTGGTGGGCGAGGCCACCAAGGAGGCCGACGCGCTGCGCGCCGAGGCGCAGGCGCTGCGGGACGACGCGCGCGCCGAGGCGGAGCGGGAGATCGCCGAGGCCCGGGAGGCGGCGCGCGCCAAGGCCGTGGAGGACTCGGCGGCGCAGCTGGCCAAGGCCGCCCGGAGCGCCGAGGAGGTGCTGTCCAAGGCGTCGCAGGACGCGCAGGCCACCACCAAGGCGGCGGCGGAGGAGGCCGAGCGGATCCGCCGGGAGGCGGAGGCGGAGGCCGACCGACTGCGGGCCGAGGCGCACGACACCGCGGAGCAGCTCAAGGGCGCGGCGCAGGACGACACCAAGGAGTACCGCGCCAAGACCGTCGAACTGCAGGAGGAGGCCCGCCGACTGCGCGGCGAGGCCGAGCAGTTGCGCGCCGAGGCGGTCGCGGAGGGCGAGCGGATCCGGGGCGAGGCGCGCCGGGAGGCGGTGCAGCAGATCGAGGAGGCGGCCAAGACCGCCGAGGAGCTGCTGACCAAGGCCAAGGCGGACGCGGAGGAGACGCGTTCGGGTGCCACCGCGGAGAGCGAGCGGGTGCGGACCGAGGCCGTCGAGCGGGCCTCGGGCCTGCGCCGGCAGGCCGAGGAGGCCCTGGAGCGGGCGCGCGGCGAGGCCGAGGAGCTGGTGTCCGCCGCCGAGGAGCACGCGGGTACGGTCCGGTCCGAGGCGGCCGACGCCGCCGAGCGGCTGCGCGAGGAGACCGAAGCGGCGCTCGCGGAGCGGCGGAGCGAGGCCGAGGAGGAGCTGACCCGCCGCCACGAGGAGGCGGAAGCGCGGGTCGCCGCGGCCGAGGAGGCGCTGCGCGAGGCGCGCGCCGAGGCGGAGCGGCTGCGCAAGGAGGCCGCCGAGGAGAGCGAGCGGCTGCGGGCGGAGTCCGCAGAGCGGATCCGGACCCTCCAGGAGCAGGCCGAGACCGAGGCGGAGCGGCTGCGCAACGAGGCGGCCGAGGAGGCCGCCGGCACCCGGGCCGAGAGCGAGGCCGCGGCGGCCAGGCTGCGCGGCGAGGTCGCCGCGGAGGCCGAGCGGCTGCGCGCCGAGGCGCAGGAGGCGGCGGACCGGACGCGGGCGGAGGCGAAGGCCGCAGCCGAGCGGCTGGGCGAGGAGGCCGCGGAGGCGCTGGCCGCCGCGCAGGAGGAGGCCACCCGGCGTCGCCGCGAGGCCGAGGAGCTGCTGGGGGACGCGCGCGGCGAGGCCCAGCAGGAGCGGGACCGGGCGCACGAGCAGAGCGAGGAGCTGCTGGCGTCGGCCCGCAAGCGGGTCGCCGAGGCGCAGGCCGAGGCGCAGCGGCTGGGCGAGGAGGCCGATCAGCGGGCGTCCGAGCTGGTGGCCGCGGCCGAGCAGAAGGCGCAAGCGGTACGGGACGCCGTGGCGGGGCTGCACGAGCAGGCCGAGGAGGAGATCGCCGGGCTGCGGTCGGCGGCCGAGCACGCGGCGGAGCGCACCCGTACGGAGGCGCAGGAGGAGGCGGGCCGGGTCCGCGCCGACGCCTACGACGAGCGGGAGCGGGCCGCGCAGGACGCGACGCGGATCCGCGGCGAGGCGCGGGAGTCGGCCGAGGCCGCCAAGGCGCTGGCCGAGCGCACGGTCGCGGAGGCGCTCGCGGAGGCCGAGGAGCTGCGCGCGGAGGCCCGCAAGGACGCCAACAAGCGGCGCGCGGACGCGGCCGAGCAGGCCGACCGGCTCGTCACCGAGGCCACCTCCGAGGCGGAGCGGCTGGTCTCCGAGGCGACCGAGGAGGCGGAGCGGCTGCGGGACGAGGCCGACCGGCTCCGTACCGAGGCCCGCGAAGAGGCCAACAAGCGCCGCACGGACGCGGCCGAGCAGGCCGACCGGCTCATCACCGAGGCCACCACGGAGGCGGAGCGGCTCGCTGCCGACTCCACCGCGGAGGCGGAGCGGCTCGTCGGTGAGGCGACCGCGGAGGCCGAGCGGCGGGTCGGCGACGCCACGGCGACGGCGGAGCGCCTGGTCGGCGAGGCGACGGCGGAGGCCGAGCGGCTCACGGCGGAGGCGCGGCGGCTGGTCTCGGACGCGAACGCCCGGGCGCAGCAGCTGCGTACGGAGGCCACGGACGCGCGAGCGGCGGCCGAGCAGGACGCGTCGCGGACCCGAGCGGAGGCGCGCGGGGACGCCAACAACATCCGGTCGGAGGCGGCGCAGCAGGCGGACCGCCTCCTCACCGAGGCCCGTGAAGAGGCGGAGCGGCTGACCGTCGAGGCGCGGAACGACGCCAACAAGCGGCGCGCGGACGCGGCCGAGCAGGCCGACCGGCTGGTCTCGGAGGCTTCCGGCGAGGCCGATCGGCTGGTCTCCGAGGCGACCGCCGAGGCCGAGCGGCTGCGTACCGAGGCCGCGGAGACGGTCAACTCGGCGCAGCAGCACGCGACACGGACCCGGGCCGAGACGGAGAAGGCCGCGGCGGCGGCCACCGCGGAGGCGGAGCGGGTCCGAAGCGAGGCGCGGGCGGAGGCCGAGCGCACGGTCGACAAGGCCCGTCAGGACGCCAACAAGCGGCGCGCGGACGCGGCCGAGCAGGCGGACCGGCTGGTCAGCAAGGCCGGAAGCGAGGCCGACAAGCTCACGAAGGAGGCGCAGGAGGCCGCGCTGCGGACCGCCACCTCCGCCGAGGAGCAGGCGGACGCGATGGTCGGCGCGGCCCGCAAGGAGGCCGAACGGCTCGTCAAGGAGGCCACGGCCGAGGGCGCCGCTCTGGTGGAGCAGGCCCGTACGGACGCCGACACGATGCTCGGCGAGGCGCGCGGGGACGCGACGGCCATCCGGGACCGCGCCGAGGAGCTGCGGACCCGGGTGGAGGCCGAGGTCGAGGAGCTGCACGAGCGGGCCCGCCGGGAGTCGGCGGAGCAGATGAAGGCGACCGGGGAGCGCGTCGACAAGCTGGCGGCGGCCGCCGAGGCGCAGCTGGCGGAGGCAAAGGAGAAGTCCGAGAAGGTGCTCTCGGACGCCAACAGCGAGGCCAGCAAGGTGCGGATCGCCGCCGTGAAGAAGGCCGAGGGGCTGCTCAAGGAGGCGGAGCAGAAGAAGGCCGACGCCACGCGGGACGCGGAGCGGATGCGCGCGGAGGCCCGGGACGAGGCGCAGGCACTCGTCGACGAGGGCAAGCGGGAGCTGGAGGTGCTGATGCGCCGCCAGGAGGACATCAACGCGGAGATCTCGCGGGTCCAGGACGTGCTGGAGGCGCTGGGGTCGCTGGAGGCACCGGCCGGCGGCGCGGCCAAGGGCGGCGGTGCGGCGAAGGACGGCGGGGTCAAGGCGGGGGCCGGGGCGGGCGCGGCCCGTTCGGGCGGCAAGTCGTCGGGTTCCTAG
- the mce gene encoding methylmalonyl-CoA epimerase encodes MLTRIDHIGIACFDLDKTVEFYRATYGFEVFHSEVNEEQGVREAMLRINGTDDGGASYLQLLEPTREDSTIGKWLAKNGEGVHHIAFGTADVDGDAEAIRDKGIRVLYDAPRRGSMGSRITFLHPKDCHGVLTELVTAAPPAEADH; translated from the coding sequence ATGCTGACGAGAATCGACCACATCGGGATCGCCTGCTTCGACCTCGACAAGACCGTCGAGTTCTACCGTGCCACGTACGGATTCGAGGTGTTCCACAGCGAGGTCAACGAGGAGCAGGGGGTCCGCGAGGCCATGCTGCGGATCAACGGCACCGACGACGGCGGCGCCTCCTACCTCCAGCTCCTGGAGCCGACCCGGGAGGACTCCACGATCGGCAAGTGGCTGGCGAAGAACGGCGAGGGCGTCCACCACATCGCCTTCGGGACCGCGGACGTCGACGGCGACGCCGAGGCCATCCGGGACAAGGGCATCCGGGTGCTGTACGACGCGCCGCGACGCGGGTCGATGGGCTCCCGCATCACCTTCCTCCACCCCAAGGACTGCCACGGCGTACTCACCGAACTGGTCACCGCGGCACCACCCGCCGAAGCGGACCACTGA